A portion of the Haemorhous mexicanus isolate bHaeMex1 chromosome 3, bHaeMex1.pri, whole genome shotgun sequence genome contains these proteins:
- the SDHAF4 gene encoding succinate dehydrogenase assembly factor 4, mitochondrial — MALRLLRGAPGAAKSSLLCHSRSSSSSKPGGRSQPAKQPLKKPKLPVGRFDEPEESSMEKEPLEKFPDGINPTTKERGGPRGPEPTRFGDWERKGRCIDF, encoded by the exons ATGGCTCTGCGGCTGCTGCGCGGCGCGCCCGGGGCAGCGA AGTCATCGCTTCTTTGCCACTCGCgaagcagctccagctctaAGCCCGGAGGAAGATCTCAACCTGCTAAGCAGCCACTAAAGAAACCAAAGTTACCAGTGGGGAGGTTTGATGAACCAGAAGAGTCCAGTATGGAGAAGGAACCCCTGGAAA AATTCCCTGATGGAATCAATCCTACTACAAAAGAGAGGGGTGGACCCAGAGGCCCTGAACCTACACGTTTTGGagactgggaaagaaaaggacGTTGTATAGATTTCTAA